A single window of Liolophura sinensis isolate JHLJ2023 chromosome 6, CUHK_Ljap_v2, whole genome shotgun sequence DNA harbors:
- the LOC135467679 gene encoding calmodulin-beta-like isoform X1, whose translation MAELEPKLTDEQIGVQNFPCSDPEFREAFTMFDRDGDGRITAKELGTVLRSLGQNPTEGELRDMINDVDIDGNGTIEFDEFLRMMAKRQSEVDEQKDITDAFKVFDRNGDGFISASELRHVMTTLGEQLSDDEVENMIKEADVDGDGMINYEEFIRMMMTR comes from the exons TTCAAAACTTTCCTTGTTCTGATCCAGAATTCCGAGAGGCCTTCACGATGTTTGACCGTGACGGTGATGGACGGATCACAGCCAAGGAGTTAGGAACCGTCCTCCGATCTCTGGGACAGAACCCTACCGAGGGGGAACTTCGAGATATGATCAACGATGTGGACATAGACG GAAATGGGACAATCGAGTTTGACGAGTTTCTTCGGATGATGGCGAAGCGACAAAGCGAGGTGGACGAGCAGAAGGATATTACCGATGCGTTCAAAGTGTTTGACCGTAACGGCGATGGCTTTATCAGCGCCTCGGAACTGCGACACGTCATGACAACCTTAGGCGAGCAGTTGAGCGACGACGAGGTGGAAAACATGATCAAAGAAGCCGACGTGGACGGCGATGGAATGATCAACTACGAAG AGTTTATTCGCATGATGATGACGAGATAG
- the LOC135467679 gene encoding calmodulin-A-like isoform X2, producing the protein MAELEPKLTDEQIGEFREAFTMFDRDGDGRITAKELGTVLRSLGQNPTEGELRDMINDVDIDGNGTIEFDEFLRMMAKRQSEVDEQKDITDAFKVFDRNGDGFISASELRHVMTTLGEQLSDDEVENMIKEADVDGDGMINYEEFIRMMMTR; encoded by the exons AATTCCGAGAGGCCTTCACGATGTTTGACCGTGACGGTGATGGACGGATCACAGCCAAGGAGTTAGGAACCGTCCTCCGATCTCTGGGACAGAACCCTACCGAGGGGGAACTTCGAGATATGATCAACGATGTGGACATAGACG GAAATGGGACAATCGAGTTTGACGAGTTTCTTCGGATGATGGCGAAGCGACAAAGCGAGGTGGACGAGCAGAAGGATATTACCGATGCGTTCAAAGTGTTTGACCGTAACGGCGATGGCTTTATCAGCGCCTCGGAACTGCGACACGTCATGACAACCTTAGGCGAGCAGTTGAGCGACGACGAGGTGGAAAACATGATCAAAGAAGCCGACGTGGACGGCGATGGAATGATCAACTACGAAG AGTTTATTCGCATGATGATGACGAGATAG